The following proteins come from a genomic window of Shewanella halifaxensis HAW-EB4:
- the fliG gene encoding flagellar motor switch protein FliG, whose amino-acid sequence MTNDISVEAKTAPGFKPSELNGIEKTAILLLSLSESDAASILKYLEPKQVQKVGMAMAAMRDFGQEKVIGVHKLFLDDIQKYSSIGFNSEEFVRKALTAALGEDKAGNLIEQIIMGSGAKGLDSLKWMDARQVATIIQNEHPQIQTIVLSYLEPDQAAEIFAQFPENTRLDLMMRIANLEEVQPAALQELNDIMEKQFAGQGGAQAAKMGGLKAAANIMNYLDTGVESHLMETMRESDEEMAQQIQDLMFVFENLSDVDDMGIQVLLREVQQDVLMKALKGADEQLKEKLLGNMSKRAAELLRDDLEAMGPIRISEVEVAQKEILSIARRLSDSGEIMLGGGGGEEFL is encoded by the coding sequence ATGACAAATGATATTAGTGTAGAAGCGAAAACGGCGCCTGGATTTAAGCCCAGTGAATTAAATGGCATCGAGAAAACGGCCATTTTACTGTTAAGCTTGAGTGAAAGTGATGCGGCATCCATTTTAAAGTATCTAGAGCCAAAGCAAGTCCAAAAAGTGGGTATGGCCATGGCAGCGATGAGAGACTTTGGCCAAGAAAAGGTCATTGGCGTTCATAAGCTGTTTTTAGATGATATCCAAAAGTATTCATCGATCGGTTTTAATAGCGAAGAGTTTGTTCGTAAGGCGCTAACAGCCGCACTCGGTGAAGACAAAGCGGGCAACCTAATCGAACAGATTATTATGGGAAGCGGCGCGAAAGGTCTCGATTCACTCAAGTGGATGGATGCACGTCAAGTCGCAACCATCATCCAAAATGAACATCCACAAATTCAAACAATTGTATTATCTTATCTAGAGCCCGACCAAGCGGCAGAAATTTTTGCTCAATTCCCAGAAAATACACGTTTAGATCTGATGATGCGTATCGCTAACCTTGAAGAAGTTCAGCCAGCCGCTTTGCAAGAGCTTAACGACATCATGGAGAAACAGTTCGCCGGTCAAGGCGGCGCGCAGGCAGCCAAGATGGGTGGTTTGAAAGCGGCTGCCAATATCATGAACTACCTCGATACTGGAGTCGAGAGCCACTTAATGGAGACGATGCGTGAATCTGACGAAGAGATGGCGCAACAGATCCAAGACTTGATGTTCGTATTTGAAAACCTAAGTGATGTCGATGATATGGGTATTCAGGTCTTGCTGCGAGAAGTACAGCAGGATGTGTTAATGAAGGCACTTAAGGGTGCCGATGAGCAGCTCAAAGAGAAGCTTCTTGGTAACATGTCTAAGCGCGCAGCAGAGCTACTTCGAGATGATTTAGAAGCCATGGGACCCATCAGAATTAGTGAAGTTGAAGTTGCTCAGAAAGAGATCTTATCGATTGCTCGTCGCTTGAGCGACAGCGGAGAGATCATGCTGGGCGGCGGAGGCGGTGAAGAGTTCCTATAA
- the fliH gene encoding flagellar assembly protein FliH, which yields MTEPKEPKGASVNTHDEFSHWDLPDISQEKNPSLLNMFGRNSLQIQVEDPLETETILPPTLSEIEDIRAHAEQEGFAEGQEKGFTEGLEKGRLEGLEQGHGEGYSQGQQQGYEEGLKTAAEMLQRFENLLGQFEAPLALLDTEIEKELLTTSMTLAKAVIGHELKTYPEHILSALRQGVDSLPIKEQRVNIRVTPSDEALIGELYSQTQLERNRWQIEADPSLSPGDCIIDSVRSHIDMTVETRIGHVFSELDKHQHDLLQIKEQQEEALLSSRQLNAEKNAQHKAEDTVQGAETSVESSLETVDSVTASSDINEGEYADSSTPTAP from the coding sequence ATGACTGAACCTAAAGAGCCAAAAGGCGCCAGCGTGAATACCCATGATGAGTTTTCCCATTGGGATTTGCCTGATATTAGCCAAGAGAAAAATCCATCTCTGCTAAATATGTTTGGCCGAAACAGCTTGCAAATTCAGGTTGAAGATCCCCTTGAAACGGAAACTATTCTGCCTCCCACTTTGAGTGAAATTGAAGATATTCGTGCTCACGCTGAGCAAGAAGGCTTTGCCGAGGGGCAAGAGAAAGGTTTTACTGAAGGGCTTGAGAAAGGCCGTTTAGAGGGGCTAGAGCAGGGGCATGGCGAAGGGTACTCTCAAGGCCAACAACAAGGCTATGAAGAGGGCCTTAAAACAGCGGCAGAAATGCTGCAGCGTTTTGAAAACCTGCTGGGTCAGTTCGAGGCGCCGTTAGCGCTGCTCGATACCGAAATAGAAAAAGAGCTTCTCACCACCTCGATGACGCTAGCCAAGGCGGTAATAGGCCATGAGCTTAAGACCTATCCTGAACATATTTTATCAGCACTGCGACAAGGTGTGGATTCTTTGCCGATAAAAGAGCAAAGAGTCAATATCCGGGTCACCCCAAGTGATGAAGCCTTAATTGGCGAGCTTTACTCTCAAACCCAGTTAGAACGAAACCGCTGGCAAATAGAGGCCGATCCTAGTTTAAGCCCTGGCGACTGTATTATTGACAGTGTTCGAAGCCATATCGATATGACGGTAGAGACCCGTATTGGACATGTTTTCTCTGAACTCGATAAGCATCAACACGATCTTTTGCAGATAAAAGAACAGCAAGAAGAAGCGCTATTGTCCAGTAGACAACTTAACGCCGAGAAAAACGCTCAGCATAAGGCAGAAGATACTGTTCAGGGGGCAGAGACATCTGTTGAGTCTAGCCTAGAGACTGTCGATTCTGTCACGGCTTCTTCTGATATAAACGAAGGTGAATATGCCGACTCGTCAACACCGACTGCGCCATAA
- the fliI gene encoding flagellar protein export ATPase FliI, whose amino-acid sequence MPTRQHRLRHKLAQYQQKIHPFVVEASGQLVRVVGLTLEATGCRASVGSLCAIETMAGSLIAEVIGFDDQLLYLMPIEELRGVLPGAKVTPLGEQSGLNVGLSLLGRVLDGSGQPIDGLGNLRTDQKASRHVAAINPLARRAISEPLDVGVRAINAMLTVGKGQRMGLFAGSGVGKSVLLGMMTRGTTADIIVVGLVGERGREVKEFIEEILGPEGRARSVVVAAPADTSPLMRLRACETSTRIAEYFRDLGYNVLLLMDSLTRYAQAQREIALAVGEPPATKGYPPSVFAKLPKLVERAGNGGGQQGSITAFYTVLTEGDDLQDPIADASRAILDGHIVLSRSLADSGHYPAIDIEASISRVAPMVISPEHLEAMRKVKQVYSLYQQNKDLISIGAYSQGSDPRIDNAIRLQPAMNAFLRQTMKDSVTFDSSTLMLSQLGAQCQA is encoded by the coding sequence ATGCCGACTCGTCAACACCGACTGCGCCATAAGCTGGCTCAGTATCAGCAAAAAATCCATCCGTTTGTGGTTGAAGCTAGTGGCCAACTGGTGCGAGTGGTGGGTTTAACTTTAGAAGCAACAGGGTGCCGCGCCTCTGTTGGCAGCCTTTGCGCTATCGAAACCATGGCGGGTAGCCTTATTGCCGAGGTCATCGGCTTCGATGACCAATTACTGTATCTCATGCCCATCGAAGAGTTGCGTGGTGTTCTTCCCGGCGCCAAGGTTACCCCACTTGGTGAGCAATCGGGTTTAAACGTTGGCCTATCACTTCTTGGTCGTGTACTCGACGGTAGTGGTCAGCCGATTGATGGTTTGGGTAATCTCAGAACCGATCAAAAAGCCTCCCGTCATGTTGCAGCCATTAACCCTTTAGCAAGGCGCGCCATTAGTGAGCCACTCGATGTTGGCGTAAGAGCGATTAACGCGATGTTGACCGTGGGTAAAGGCCAGCGTATGGGCCTGTTTGCGGGCTCAGGTGTCGGTAAGAGTGTGCTCCTTGGGATGATGACCCGTGGCACCACAGCCGATATTATCGTGGTGGGCTTAGTGGGTGAGCGTGGCCGCGAAGTGAAAGAATTTATTGAAGAGATTTTAGGCCCCGAGGGGCGTGCACGCTCTGTGGTGGTGGCAGCTCCTGCAGATACTTCGCCGCTAATGCGCCTTCGCGCCTGCGAAACCTCGACCCGCATTGCTGAGTATTTTCGAGACTTGGGCTATAACGTACTGTTACTTATGGATAGCTTAACCCGCTATGCGCAGGCACAACGAGAGATCGCGCTGGCTGTAGGCGAGCCGCCAGCCACCAAAGGCTATCCACCATCTGTGTTTGCCAAACTGCCAAAACTGGTTGAGCGAGCCGGTAACGGCGGCGGTCAACAAGGCTCGATTACCGCGTTTTATACTGTGTTAACCGAAGGCGACGACCTGCAAGATCCCATTGCCGATGCCTCACGAGCCATTCTCGATGGGCATATTGTGTTGTCGCGCTCGCTTGCCGACTCTGGTCACTATCCCGCTATCGACATCGAAGCCTCAATTAGTCGTGTCGCACCTATGGTGATAAGTCCTGAGCATTTAGAGGCGATGCGCAAAGTCAAACAGGTTTACTCTCTGTATCAGCAAAATAAAGATTTGATCTCTATCGGCGCTTACAGTCAAGGTAGCGATCCGCGAATAGACAATGCAATTAGGTTGCAGCCAGCGATGAATGCTTTTTTAAGGCAAACCATGAAAGACTCGGTGACGTTTGATAGCAGTACCCTGATGCTGAGTCAGTTGGGGGCACAATGCCAGGCTTAA
- the fliJ gene encoding flagellar export protein FliJ, translating into MAKPDPLHMVLKLTQDAEEQASLQLRSAQLELQRRQNQLEALQNYRLDYMKQMEQQQGQSISASHYHQFHQFVRQVDAAIVQQVNAVKDADNQRQHRQVYWQEKQQKRKAVELLLANKAEKAKLAELRAEQKMVDEFASQQFYRKRQR; encoded by the coding sequence ATGGCTAAACCAGATCCACTGCACATGGTGCTAAAGTTAACGCAAGATGCCGAAGAGCAGGCTTCATTGCAGCTTCGCTCGGCGCAGCTTGAGCTGCAAAGGCGTCAAAACCAGCTTGAAGCGCTACAAAACTATCGCCTCGACTATATGAAACAGATGGAGCAACAACAGGGACAAAGCATTAGCGCTAGCCATTATCACCAATTTCATCAATTCGTTCGCCAAGTCGATGCCGCTATCGTGCAGCAGGTCAATGCCGTAAAAGATGCCGATAATCAAAGGCAACACCGGCAAGTGTACTGGCAAGAGAAGCAACAAAAACGTAAAGCGGTGGAGCTGTTATTAGCGAATAAAGCCGAGAAAGCAAAACTTGCTGAATTACGAGCAGAGCAAAAAATGGTGGATGAATTCGCCTCACAGCAGTTCTATCGTAAGCGGCAGCGTTAA
- a CDS encoding flagellar hook-length control protein FliK: MQQMNNILLSSPEPSKKATENHSKSVESSLEPSQKPKTNSEGDSFSAALEKVGKQTQDRANTQSAAKKALAGDENLAESTIKAETKDESATDDVSQVFAQINLANNFGSEAQLAANGESLPLATEPLEPGKLGDDLTASELPDEILMALSQQSGMSEQELSKLSAAELKNLLQQSQILDANGELKAEFAAMANGNLGLGDNQQSKEQGAALAGQAGVTDKAAQANIAMDPKVLQSELKGADAKNTNETRDIFGKELAGLTQSQSQSTSAEQLKAAKNAEGTSQTIANQLTATEQLKTAELSVRMMSSQTGQEANLAGVNTDAAQDLKAVIGLQSQALQLQSGANRQELPQFQFALKQAGEQTPPMQQMIQRFSPMMNQQLITMVSNGVQHAEIRLDPPELGHMMVRIQVQGDTTQVQFQVSQHQTRDLVEQAMPRLREMLAEQGMQLTDGQVSQGSGGNSDGEQGSGRGNDNGMAETDEISAEELLARSNLSTSSASGIDYYA; this comes from the coding sequence ATGCAGCAGATGAACAATATTTTACTCAGTAGCCCTGAGCCAAGCAAGAAGGCGACTGAAAACCACAGCAAGTCTGTAGAATCCTCTTTGGAGCCATCTCAGAAACCCAAGACAAACTCCGAAGGTGATAGCTTTTCGGCTGCGCTGGAAAAAGTGGGTAAGCAGACACAGGACAGAGCAAATACACAATCAGCTGCAAAAAAAGCCCTTGCTGGAGATGAAAATCTAGCAGAAAGCACAATTAAGGCGGAAACAAAGGATGAGAGTGCGACTGACGATGTAAGCCAAGTGTTTGCACAGATCAATCTTGCTAATAACTTTGGTAGTGAGGCTCAGCTTGCCGCTAACGGCGAAAGCTTGCCGTTAGCAACAGAACCGCTGGAGCCTGGCAAACTCGGTGATGATTTAACTGCTAGCGAATTACCCGATGAAATCTTAATGGCGCTGAGTCAACAGTCTGGCATGTCAGAGCAAGAACTGAGTAAGCTTTCAGCGGCGGAGTTAAAAAACCTATTACAGCAAAGCCAAATCCTCGATGCTAATGGCGAATTAAAAGCTGAGTTTGCTGCTATGGCTAATGGTAACCTCGGCTTAGGCGATAATCAGCAGTCAAAAGAGCAAGGCGCTGCGCTAGCTGGGCAGGCTGGAGTGACAGATAAAGCGGCTCAGGCCAATATTGCAATGGATCCTAAAGTACTACAATCTGAACTAAAGGGCGCTGACGCTAAAAATACAAACGAGACTCGAGATATTTTCGGTAAAGAGCTCGCTGGGCTCACTCAGTCGCAATCTCAGAGCACCAGTGCTGAACAGCTAAAAGCGGCTAAAAATGCTGAAGGGACAAGTCAAACTATAGCAAATCAGCTTACTGCGACCGAGCAGCTTAAAACGGCTGAACTGTCGGTGCGAATGATGTCGTCGCAAACGGGGCAAGAGGCAAACTTAGCCGGCGTAAACACTGACGCTGCGCAAGATCTTAAAGCGGTTATAGGGCTACAAAGTCAAGCATTACAGCTGCAGTCGGGAGCTAATCGTCAAGAGCTACCACAGTTCCAGTTCGCGTTGAAACAAGCGGGTGAGCAAACGCCGCCAATGCAGCAGATGATCCAGCGTTTCTCTCCCATGATGAATCAGCAGCTTATCACCATGGTTAGTAATGGGGTGCAGCATGCTGAAATTCGCTTAGACCCACCAGAACTCGGCCATATGATGGTGCGAATTCAAGTCCAAGGCGATACCACTCAAGTTCAATTTCAAGTGAGTCAACATCAAACTCGTGATCTCGTCGAGCAAGCAATGCCAAGGTTACGTGAAATGCTGGCAGAGCAAGGCATGCAGCTAACCGATGGCCAAGTGTCCCAAGGTAGCGGTGGAAATAGCGACGGTGAGCAGGGGAGTGGTCGCGGAAATGACAACGGCATGGCCGAAACGGATGAAATTTCGGCAGAAGAGTTGCTCGCAAGGTCAAATCTATCAACAAGTTCGGCTTCAGGTATAGATTATTACGCATAA
- the fliL gene encoding flagellar basal body-associated protein FliL — MAEEAALELEDSAEPKSKKKLILFGAIGAVLITVIAITAYLLLSSDDAAQVTGADDVVAAESAPRTGEAFYAAMPRPFLFNLPDNGRTRLVEIKVQLMVRGSDDDTLIKKHIPLIEDALLTTFSGADIQKLSSPAGKDELRLLALRNVQNTLQPVTGRTVVEKILFTGFVMQ; from the coding sequence ATGGCGGAAGAAGCAGCGTTAGAGCTAGAAGATAGTGCCGAACCTAAAAGCAAAAAGAAACTCATTTTATTCGGCGCAATCGGCGCGGTGCTTATTACTGTTATCGCTATCACTGCATATTTGTTATTGAGCTCAGACGATGCTGCACAAGTTACTGGTGCTGATGACGTTGTCGCTGCAGAGTCTGCGCCTCGAACGGGTGAAGCCTTTTATGCGGCAATGCCAAGACCGTTTCTATTTAATCTACCCGATAATGGCCGCACTCGTTTAGTTGAAATTAAAGTGCAACTAATGGTTCGTGGTAGCGATGATGACACTCTGATTAAAAAGCATATTCCATTAATTGAAGATGCGCTACTAACCACATTTAGTGGCGCAGATATCCAGAAATTAAGCTCTCCTGCAGGCAAGGATGAATTACGCCTGTTAGCGCTGCGAAATGTGCAAAACACTCTGCAACCCGTCACGGGGCGTACAGTGGTTGAGAAAATCTTATTTACCGGTTTTGTCATGCAATAA
- the fliM gene encoding flagellar motor switch protein FliM yields MSDLLSQDEIDALLHGVDDVEEDIIDDNELDARSYDFSSQDRIVRGRMPTLEIVNERFARHLRISMFNMMRRAAEVSINGVQMLKFGEYVHTLFVPTSLNMVRFSPLKGTALITMEARLVFILVDNFFGGDGRFHAKIEGREFTPTERRIVQLLLKIIFEDYKDAWAPVMDVQFDYLDSEVNPAMANIVSPTEVVVVSSFHIEVDGGGGDFHITMPYSMIEPIRELLDAGVQSDTQDTDMRWSQALRDEIMDVDVGIDATIVEHKVTLKQVLEFKAGDVIPVELPEYIILKVEDLPTYRCKMGRTKENLALKICEQIPRPETVKTELQLVTHKGRARDRSDI; encoded by the coding sequence GTGAGTGATTTATTAAGCCAAGACGAAATTGATGCACTGCTCCACGGAGTCGATGATGTCGAAGAGGACATTATTGATGACAATGAGCTTGACGCACGTTCATATGATTTCTCGTCCCAAGACAGAATTGTACGTGGTCGTATGCCAACGCTTGAGATCGTCAACGAGCGTTTTGCTCGCCACTTGCGGATCAGCATGTTTAATATGATGCGTCGGGCGGCCGAAGTGTCGATTAACGGCGTGCAAATGCTTAAGTTTGGTGAGTATGTACATACCTTGTTCGTACCGACCAGCTTAAACATGGTACGTTTTAGCCCATTAAAAGGCACAGCGTTAATTACAATGGAAGCGCGGCTTGTATTTATTTTAGTGGACAATTTCTTTGGTGGTGACGGGCGCTTTCATGCCAAGATTGAAGGCCGAGAATTTACCCCTACAGAGCGTCGCATCGTACAACTGTTGTTAAAGATCATCTTCGAAGATTACAAAGATGCTTGGGCGCCAGTGATGGATGTTCAGTTTGATTACCTCGACTCAGAAGTTAACCCGGCTATGGCAAACATTGTTAGCCCTACAGAAGTCGTTGTGGTGAGTTCATTCCATATTGAGGTTGACGGCGGTGGAGGAGACTTCCATATCACTATGCCGTATTCGATGATTGAGCCTATCCGAGAATTGCTCGATGCTGGTGTGCAAAGTGATACTCAAGATACCGATATGCGTTGGTCTCAAGCATTGCGTGATGAGATTATGGATGTTGACGTGGGTATCGATGCCACCATCGTTGAGCACAAAGTAACACTAAAACAAGTGCTAGAGTTTAAAGCGGGTGATGTTATTCCAGTTGAGCTGCCTGAGTACATCATCTTAAAGGTCGAAGACCTACCGACTTATCGTTGTAAGATGGGCAGAACGAAAGAAAACTTAGCATTAAAGATTTGTGAACAAATTCCACGACCAGAAACGGTTAAGACAGAATTACAGCTGGTGACCCATAAAGGGCGAGCGCGCGATCGTTCTGATATATAA
- the fliN gene encoding flagellar motor switch protein FliN has product MSTDTDDWASAMAEQAIDEAKAVEFDEFSNESAPLSEDEVSKLDAIMDIPVTISMEVGRSFINIRNLLQLNQGSVVELDRIAGEPLDVMVNGTLIAHGEVVVVNDKFGIRLTDVISQTERIKKLK; this is encoded by the coding sequence ATGAGTACAGATACAGATGATTGGGCTTCGGCCATGGCAGAGCAAGCGATTGACGAAGCAAAAGCTGTTGAATTTGATGAGTTTAGCAATGAAAGTGCGCCGTTAAGCGAGGATGAAGTGTCTAAGTTAGATGCGATTATGGATATTCCGGTTACGATTTCGATGGAAGTGGGCCGTAGTTTTATTAATATTCGCAATTTGCTGCAGTTAAACCAAGGTTCGGTGGTAGAGCTCGATCGTATTGCTGGTGAGCCATTAGATGTTATGGTCAATGGTACCTTGATTGCCCATGGTGAGGTGGTTGTGGTAAACGATAAATTTGGTATTCGTCTAACGGATGTCATTAGCCAAACTGAGCGAATTAAAAAGCTGAAGTAA
- the fliO gene encoding flagellar biosynthetic protein FliO encodes MSFQLVLAGVSSAAAQAETPASPTSIATLSSMVGGLILVLLLIFFLAYLVKRLNLVPSSQGELKTLAVTPLGQKEKLVLVEVAGQQYLLGVTPQQVSLVDKLTQPVEISSESFASRLRQAKAS; translated from the coding sequence ATGAGCTTTCAACTGGTTTTAGCCGGTGTGAGTAGTGCGGCAGCGCAAGCTGAAACGCCTGCTTCACCAACGAGTATCGCAACGTTATCGAGCATGGTTGGTGGCTTGATTTTAGTATTACTACTGATTTTCTTTCTAGCCTATCTAGTCAAACGCTTAAACTTAGTCCCCAGTAGCCAAGGGGAATTAAAAACCCTCGCAGTGACGCCTTTAGGACAAAAAGAGAAGTTAGTACTGGTTGAGGTTGCAGGTCAGCAATACTTGCTTGGGGTTACGCCGCAGCAAGTGAGCCTAGTTGATAAATTAACCCAACCAGTGGAAATATCGTCTGAGTCATTTGCCAGCCGCCTTCGTCAAGCAAAGGCATCATGA
- the fliP gene encoding flagellar type III secretion system pore protein FliP (The bacterial flagellar biogenesis protein FliP forms a type III secretion system (T3SS)-type pore required for flagellar assembly.), with translation MMKWILLLAGLALTFMAPTALAENGILPAVTVSTGADGSTQYSVTMQILLLMTALSFIPAMVIMLTSFTRIIVVLSILRQAIGLQQTPSNQVLIGISMFMTFFIMSPVFDKIYVQAVQPYIEQGMPLQDAFTTGQGPLKDFMLAQTRNSDLNTFIEISGYQNINEPEDAPMTVIIPAFITSELKTAFQIGFMLFVPFLVLDLVVASILMAMGMMMLSPMIVSLPFKIMLFVLVDGWSLVMGTLANSFGL, from the coding sequence ATGATGAAGTGGATTTTACTGCTAGCCGGATTGGCTCTGACTTTTATGGCGCCAACCGCGCTCGCAGAAAACGGTATTCTGCCAGCTGTGACGGTTTCGACTGGCGCCGATGGTTCAACGCAATACTCTGTCACCATGCAGATTTTGCTGTTGATGACGGCGTTAAGTTTCATTCCCGCGATGGTCATTATGTTGACCTCGTTTACCCGTATTATTGTGGTGCTGTCTATTTTGCGCCAAGCGATTGGCTTGCAGCAAACTCCGTCTAATCAGGTGTTGATTGGCATCAGTATGTTCATGACATTTTTTATTATGTCGCCGGTATTCGACAAGATTTATGTGCAGGCGGTGCAACCTTATATCGAGCAAGGAATGCCACTGCAAGACGCTTTTACAACGGGGCAAGGGCCACTTAAAGATTTTATGTTGGCACAGACTCGGAACTCAGACCTCAACACCTTTATTGAAATTTCAGGTTATCAAAATATCAATGAGCCTGAAGATGCACCGATGACGGTCATCATTCCTGCTTTCATTACCAGCGAACTCAAAACGGCTTTCCAAATTGGTTTCATGCTCTTTGTGCCATTTTTAGTTTTGGATTTGGTGGTGGCGAGTATCTTGATGGCCATGGGTATGATGATGTTGTCGCCTATGATTGTGTCGTTGCCATTTAAGATCATGTTATTTGTACTCGTCGACGGTTGGAGCCTAGTGATGGGTACCTTAGCCAACAGTTTTGGATTGTAG
- a CDS encoding flagellar biosynthetic protein FliQ yields the protein MSPEALIDIFREALAVIVIIVSMIIVPGLIIGLVVAVFQAATSINEQTLSFLPRLLTTLLALMLMGHMLVQMMMDFFFQMVDMIPQVIG from the coding sequence ATGAGCCCAGAAGCACTAATTGATATCTTTCGTGAAGCACTGGCCGTTATTGTGATTATCGTGTCGATGATTATTGTGCCTGGTCTTATCATTGGTCTTGTCGTGGCAGTCTTTCAGGCCGCAACGTCGATTAACGAGCAAACCTTGAGTTTTTTGCCACGTCTGTTAACGACGTTATTAGCGTTAATGCTGATGGGGCATATGCTGGTTCAGATGATGATGGATTTCTTTTTCCAGATGGTGGATATGATCCCCCAAGTCATAGGTTAA
- the fliR gene encoding flagellar biosynthetic protein FliR: MEILLDTIMNGIAGYLWPLTRISSMFMVMAVFGATTTPTRVRLLLSVAVTVAVAPVLPAMPTIDLFSLSAAFVTAQQIIIGVAMGFATLLLMQTFVLTGQIIGMQTSLGFASMVDPSSGQQTPVIGNFFLLLTTVIFLAVDGHLLLIKMVIASFDSIPVSMQGLSLVSYRLFTEFVGYMFGAALTMSLSAIVALLTINLSFGVMTRASPQLNIFSIGFPVTMIAGLFILWLTLSPIMTHFDEVWREVQLLLCNVLELQCRADGGL; the protein is encoded by the coding sequence ATGGAGATCTTACTCGATACCATCATGAATGGCATTGCGGGTTATTTGTGGCCATTAACCCGAATTTCTAGCATGTTTATGGTGATGGCAGTGTTTGGTGCAACCACGACTCCCACAAGAGTGAGACTATTATTGTCGGTTGCTGTCACCGTAGCCGTGGCCCCAGTGTTGCCTGCTATGCCAACCATTGATCTGTTTTCATTAAGCGCCGCTTTCGTTACCGCGCAGCAAATCATTATCGGCGTCGCCATGGGGTTTGCCACATTATTGCTCATGCAGACCTTTGTGCTTACCGGTCAGATCATCGGTATGCAGACCAGCTTAGGTTTCGCGTCTATGGTCGATCCGAGCTCAGGCCAACAAACACCTGTCATTGGTAACTTCTTCCTGCTACTGACCACTGTGATATTTTTGGCCGTCGATGGTCACCTGTTATTAATAAAGATGGTGATCGCCAGCTTTGATTCTATTCCGGTGTCAATGCAAGGCTTAAGTCTGGTTAGTTATCGCTTATTTACCGAATTTGTGGGCTATATGTTTGGTGCTGCTTTGACCATGTCGCTATCGGCGATTGTGGCGCTGCTCACTATTAACTTGTCATTTGGTGTAATGACCCGCGCCTCACCACAGTTAAATATCTTCTCTATCGGTTTTCCTGTCACCATGATTGCAGGCTTGTTCATTCTTTGGTTAACGTTGTCGCCAATTATGACGCATTTTGACGAGGTGTGGCGTGAAGTTCAGCTGCTACTTTGTAATGTGCTTGAGCTGCAGTGCCGCGCCGACGGCGGGCTTTAA